Part of the Lysobacter enzymogenes genome is shown below.
TCGCCGACGCCGGCCTGCGCCAGCAGCAGTTCGGTCAGCGCCGCCTCGGGCCAGCCGCCGGTCGGCAGCGCCGCGTCGAGCGCGGCGTGGCCGGTGGGCTGCGCCGACGGCGCGATCTGCGCGTTCTGCCCGCGCCACAGCCGGCGCGAACCGATCAGGCCTTCCAGCGATACGGGCGTGGTGCTCATGCAGGCGTGCTCATGGCCGGCCGCTCAGGCGCTGCGCACCAGGCCGCAGTACAGGCCTTCGATCGCGAAGTCGGCATCGGCCGGCACCCGAATCGGCGCGTAATCGGGATTGCGCGGCAGCAGGGCGATGCCGTCGGCGTCGATGCGCAGGCGCTTGATCGTGACTTCGTCGCCGAGCCGCGCCACCACCACCTGGCCGCTGCGCGCGTCGCGAGTGCGGTGCACCGCGACCAGATCGCCGTCGAAGATGCCGTCTTCGCGCATCGAATCGCCTTTGACCCGCAACAGGTAGTCCGGCCGCGGCGTGAACAGCGTGCGGTCGATCAGCACCTGCGCCTCGACGTCGGCATCGGCGCCGATCGGCGCGCCGGCGGCGACCCGGCCGAGGATCGGCAAGGGCGCGCGCGCGTCGTCGTTGCCGGCGGATGCCGGCCACGCCAGCGCGTCGGCCGGCGCGTCCAGCCCTTCGCGCTCCGCACGCCAGGCCACGGCCTCGCGCACGCCGGCCGCGCGCAGGCGGATGCCGCGCGCGCGGCCCGGCAGCAGCTCGATCAGGCCGTCCTCGTGCAAGGCCTGCAGGTGATAGCCGGCCGAGCGGTTCTGGCGGAAGCCGAACCGCGCGCAGATTTCCTGCTGCGACGGCGGTAGGCCGTCGGCGGCGAGGCGTTCGTGCAGGAAGGCGAGCAGGGCGCGGCGGAGGTCGGTAAGGCTCATGTACTAATTTTAGTAATAACCGGGGCACGCGGATAGTGCAGGGCGGGCATGGCCGACGGATGGGAGGCGACGGATCGGCGCAGAGTGGATCCGCCCGGTCGCAGCCGTTGCGACGGGACCTCCCTGTAGGAGCGGCGCGAGCCGCGACCGCGGACCCGCACGCTCGCCGCGCCAGCAGGAAGCCTGAAACGCAGCTTTCGCCGCGAATCCGTTACCCCGCAGTCGCGGCTCGCGCCGCTCCTACAGGAAGGAAACGGGGCAGCGCTCGCGCGAGGGAGCAGACAGGAAACCGACCAACGGTCGCTGCGGCGTATTGACGCCGTCCTGTTGCTTCATTAATTTCTGTCTAAACAGAAATTAGAGAATTCCCATGCCCCTCAGCCCCCTGCAAGAACGCTTTGTCCTCCATTGGGGCGAGATGGGCAGCCGCTGGGGCGTCAACCGCACCGTCGCCCAGATCCACGCGCTACTGTTCCTGTCCGAGCGCGCGATCACCGCCGACGAGATCTGCGAAACCCTCAACCTGGCGCGCTCCAACGTCAGCACCAGCCTGCGCGAGTTGCAGTCCTGGAACCTGGCCCGGGTCACCCACGTCCTCGGCGACCGCCGCGACCATTTCGAGACCTACAAGGATGTGTGGGACATCTTCCGCGCCGTGGTCCAGGAGCGGCGCCGGCGCGAGATCGAACCGACCCTGAGCATGCTGCGCACCGCCGTGCTCGACGGCGACAACGCCGCGGTCGCGCCCGATCCGGCCGACCCGCGCGACCGCCTGACCCTGGCGCGCATGCGCGAAGTGCTGGAGTTCATGGAGACCGGCACCAGTTGGATCGACGAGATGAACCGGCTCGACCCCAAGACCCTGATCAAGCTGCTGAAGATGGGCGCGCGCATCCAGCAGTTCGTGCGCGGGCCGGTCAAGCCGCTGCCCGAACCGCAGGCGCAGGCCGCCGGCGTGCTGTTCGCCGACGAAGACGCGGCGGGCGAGGGCGGTGCGCACAAAGACCCAGCCGGCGAAGGCGAGGCACGCGACGACGCGGCCGCCGCGCCGCCGGGCGTGCGCTCGTCCTGAGCCCGCGCCCCTTTTTTGCCTGCAAATTTCTGTAATTACCGAAATAACCGTAGGAGTCGATCATGAAGAACGATCCCGCACCACGCCCGCCCACCGAACAGGTCGTCGCGCTGTACGACCGCGCCTGCCCGCTGTGCCGCACCGAGATGCACCGGCTCAAGGCCGGCGACCGCTACGACCGCCTGCGTCTGGTCGACATCGCCGCACCGGATTTCGATCCCGCGCAGTGGGGCTTCGAACTCGAAGCGCTGCGCAACGCGTTGCACGTGCGCGGCGCGGACGGCCAATGGCGGATCGGCGTGCCCGGCATCGCCGAGGCCTATCGCGCGGTCGGCCTGGGCTGGCTGACCTGGCCGCTGCGCGTGCCCGGCGCCGGCCGCGCCGCCGCGCGCGCCTACCGCTGGATCGCGCCGAACCGCCACCGCGTCTCGCGCTGGCTCGGCTATCGCGAAGCCGGCGAAGAACCCGCGCCGCGCTGCGACGACGGCCATTGCCCCACTCACTACTGAGGATGCGGTCATGGACCTGCACACCTTGTTTCTGACGTTGTTGCTGTTGCAGATCGCGATGGGCGCGCTGGACACGATCGCCCACCACGAAGTGATGGAGAAGCTCGCCAACCGCCGCAGCGCGGCGCTGGAACTGAAGCTGCATGCGGCGCGGGGCTTCGTCTACGGCTTCCTGTTCCTGGTGTTCGCCTGGATCCGCCCGCAAGGCCTGTGGCTGGCGGCGGTGTGGGCGCTGGTGCTGGTGGAAGTCGCGATCACCCTGTGGGACTTCGTGGTCGAGGACGCGACCCGCTTGCTGCCGAACACCGAGCGCGTGCTGCACACGATTCTCGCGGTCAACGGCGGCGCGATGTTCGCGGTGTACGCGCTGGCCACGCGCGCCGACTGGGCGCTGCCGAGCGCGCTGGCGCCGGCGGCGCACGGGTGGATGTCGTGGGCGCTCAGCGCCGCCGCGCTCGGCATCGGCGTCAGCGCGGTGCGCGACGGACTGGCCGCGCGCGCCAACGCCGCCGAACCGGCGCCGCGGCCGCTGCTGGCGCAGCATCCGCAGCAGCATTTCCTGGTCAGCGGCGGCACCGGCTTCATCGGCACCGCGCTGGTCGAAGGCCTGCTCGCCGGCGGCCACCGCATCACCGTGCTGAGCCGCGATCCGCGCCGCGCCGCGCTGCGTTTCGGCGGCCGCGCGCGCTGCATCGTCGACACCGCCGAACTGCGCGACGACGAAACCATCGATGTGGTCGTCAACCTCGCCGGCGCGCCGGTGGTCGGCCCGCGCTGGACGCCGCAGCGCAAGCGCGCGCTGCTCGCCAGCCGCATCGGCACCACCGATGCGCTGCGCGCCTGGTGCGACCGCGCCACCCGCAAGCCGGCGCTGTGGCTGCAGGCCAGCGCGGTCGGCCTGTACGGCGCGCACGCGCGCAGCGGCCCGGAACTGCGCGACGTCGCGCCGGTGCGCGGCGATTTCCCCAGCGAACTGTGCGCGGCCTGGGAACGCGCGGCCGCGCCGGTGGCCGAGCGCGGCGTGCGCCTGACCACGCTGCGGTTGGGCCTGGTCCTGCACCGCAGCGGCGGCCTGCTGCCGATGCTGTCGCTGGCGGCCGCGCTCGGCGCCGGCGCGCGCCTGGGCGACGGCAAGCAGTGGTTCGCCTGGATCCACCTCGACGACGTGCTGCGCTTCGTCGAACACGCGGTCGCGCACGCCGGCGTGCGCGGCCCCTACAACCTGGTCGCGCCGGGCGGCTGCACCCAGGCCGGGTTCACCCGCGAGCTGGCGCGTGCGCTGCATCGTCCCGCCTGGCTGGCGATGCCGGCCGCGCCGCTGCGGCTCGCGCTCGGCGAGATGGCGACGATGCTGCTCGACGGCCCCGTCGTCGAACCGCAGCGCCTGACCGACCAGCGTTTCGTCTTCGTCCATCCCGTGCTCGCCAGCGCCCTGGGCGCCGCGCCCGCCGCGGTGGCCGCCGAACTTCGTTTCGACTATGTGGGTGAAGGACACCCGGGTGAGGAACATGGACCTGTTGCAACGCATTGACCTGCCGACGCACGCCGCCGCTGCCGGCGCCCGCGCCGTCGCTCCCGCGGCGGCCGAGCCGCCCGCCACCCACGCGAACGGCGCACGGCCGGCCGCGCACGACCTGGCCGAACTGCTCAAGGCCGCGCTGGGCCCGCGTTGGGCGCTGCTGCATCCGCATATCCAGGCGCGCTTCGCGCTCGCCCAGGGCCAGGCCCGGGCCGAGTACGTCGGCGACATGGACCAGGTGCGCTGCACCCGCCTGGGCGCGCTGTTCGCGCGGCTGATCCGCTACGCGCGGGTGCTGCCGCACCACAACGCCGACGACGTGCCGTTCCGCTTCGATATCGAACCGCTGCAACGCGGGCTGGGTTGGATCAAGACCCGCACCTACCACTTCGCCGAGGAAATCTTCAGCTTCCGCTCGCGCATGACCCTGGGCGCCGACGGCGGACTGCTGGAACACTTCGGCGGCGGCCTGGGCATGCGCGTGCGCCTGGAAGTGCTGCCGAACCGGCTGGTGTTCGTCGACGACGGCTTCTTCCTGCACTGGCGCGGCTTGCGCCTGCCGCTGCCCAGGCCGCTGTGGCCGGGCCGGTTCGTGCTGGTGCACCGCGACCTCGACGCCGAGCAGTTCGAAGTCAGCATCGACGTCGTCCACCCCTGGTTCGGCCCGTTGTTCCACCAGGAAGGCCGCTTCCAGCGCATGCGCGGTTGAGCCGCGAGCGGCCGCGCACTCCGCGGCCGCTCTACCTGTAGGAGCGGCGCAAGCCGCGACCGCGCAGTCGCAAGGTTGCGCCGCGAGCCCGATGCATCGCGTTCGCGGCTCGCGCCGCCCCTACAAAAAGCCCGCGCAGCTCGGAACCGCATCGACTGCGAATCTGCGCCCGCTCCCTGTAGGAGCGGCGCAAGTCGCGACCGCGGAGCCGCAAGATCGCGCCGCAAACGCGACGCGACCGCATTCCAGCCGCCTCAAGGCGCGCGAAACACCACGTTGTACTGAAACTTCCGCCCCGCCGTAGCGCGCAGCTTCTTCGCGTCGCGATGCTCGGGATTGATCAGCGCGTTGTACTCCTCCGGCACGATCACCGAAGGCACCAGCAAGATCGCCGAGTCGCCGCCGCGCAGCCACTGCGCGCCGATGCGCACGCTGGCCAGGCCGGCCGGCACCGCGTCCCAGCCGCCGGGCAGGTCGGCGACGGCGAGCTGGATGCGCGCCTTCCACACCGACGCCGGCACTTCGATCGACACCACATGCCGGTTCAGCGGCAGGCCGTGGGCATCGACATAGGCCGCAGTCTCCAGCGCCGCCAGCGCCAGCGAGGTGGCGGTGTACAGCACGCGCTGGCCTTCGTCGTTCCAGCGCCCGGGGAATTTGGCCGCGCCCGCGCCGCTCATGTCTTCGGCGCGGTAGGCGCGGGTCTCGCCGGCGATACGCCACAGTTTCGTCATCGCGGCGGCCTCGTCCTGGCGCCGTGGCGGCGGGTCATTGGTAGGCGCCGCTGGCCAGCGCGCCGAGCAGGCGCGCGACCACGCTCAAGCCGGTCGGCGTATCCAGCAGGTCGGCCGGCTTCTGCCCGCCGAGCGCCGCCTGCGGCTGCTCGATCCATTGCCCCAGCCAGCGCGCCGCGTCGAACTCGGCCGCGGCCGGATCGGTGCTGTCGTCGACGATGTCGCGGGCGATGCCGAGCAACTGGATCAATCCCAGCGCGGCCTGGCCGCTGG
Proteins encoded:
- a CDS encoding TIGR01777 family oxidoreductase — encoded protein: MDLHTLFLTLLLLQIAMGALDTIAHHEVMEKLANRRSAALELKLHAARGFVYGFLFLVFAWIRPQGLWLAAVWALVLVEVAITLWDFVVEDATRLLPNTERVLHTILAVNGGAMFAVYALATRADWALPSALAPAAHGWMSWALSAAALGIGVSAVRDGLAARANAAEPAPRPLLAQHPQQHFLVSGGTGFIGTALVEGLLAGGHRITVLSRDPRRAALRFGGRARCIVDTAELRDDETIDVVVNLAGAPVVGPRWTPQRKRALLASRIGTTDALRAWCDRATRKPALWLQASAVGLYGAHARSGPELRDVAPVRGDFPSELCAAWERAAAPVAERGVRLTTLRLGLVLHRSGGLLPMLSLAAALGAGARLGDGKQWFAWIHLDDVLRFVEHAVAHAGVRGPYNLVAPGGCTQAGFTRELARALHRPAWLAMPAAPLRLALGEMATMLLDGPVVEPQRLTDQRFVFVHPVLASALGAAPAAVAAELRFDYVGEGHPGEEHGPVATH
- the lexA gene encoding transcriptional repressor LexA; protein product: MSLTDLRRALLAFLHERLAADGLPPSQQEICARFGFRQNRSAGYHLQALHEDGLIELLPGRARGIRLRAAGVREAVAWRAEREGLDAPADALAWPASAGNDDARAPLPILGRVAAGAPIGADADVEAQVLIDRTLFTPRPDYLLRVKGDSMREDGIFDGDLVAVHRTRDARSGQVVVARLGDEVTIKRLRIDADGIALLPRNPDYAPIRVPADADFAIEGLYCGLVRSA
- a CDS encoding DUF4166 domain-containing protein, translated to MDLLQRIDLPTHAAAAGARAVAPAAAEPPATHANGARPAAHDLAELLKAALGPRWALLHPHIQARFALAQGQARAEYVGDMDQVRCTRLGALFARLIRYARVLPHHNADDVPFRFDIEPLQRGLGWIKTRTYHFAEEIFSFRSRMTLGADGGLLEHFGGGLGMRVRLEVLPNRLVFVDDGFFLHWRGLRLPLPRPLWPGRFVLVHRDLDAEQFEVSIDVVHPWFGPLFHQEGRFQRMRG
- a CDS encoding GbsR/MarR family transcriptional regulator; translated protein: MPLSPLQERFVLHWGEMGSRWGVNRTVAQIHALLFLSERAITADEICETLNLARSNVSTSLRELQSWNLARVTHVLGDRRDHFETYKDVWDIFRAVVQERRRREIEPTLSMLRTAVLDGDNAAVAPDPADPRDRLTLARMREVLEFMETGTSWIDEMNRLDPKTLIKLLKMGARIQQFVRGPVKPLPEPQAQAAGVLFADEDAAGEGGAHKDPAGEGEARDDAAAAPPGVRSS
- a CDS encoding RES family NAD+ phosphorylase is translated as MTKLWRIAGETRAYRAEDMSGAGAAKFPGRWNDEGQRVLYTATSLALAALETAAYVDAHGLPLNRHVVSIEVPASVWKARIQLAVADLPGGWDAVPAGLASVRIGAQWLRGGDSAILLVPSVIVPEEYNALINPEHRDAKKLRATAGRKFQYNVVFRAP
- a CDS encoding thiol-disulfide oxidoreductase DCC family protein, translating into MKNDPAPRPPTEQVVALYDRACPLCRTEMHRLKAGDRYDRLRLVDIAAPDFDPAQWGFELEALRNALHVRGADGQWRIGVPGIAEAYRAVGLGWLTWPLRVPGAGRAAARAYRWIAPNRHRVSRWLGYREAGEEPAPRCDDGHCPTHY